The following coding sequences lie in one Vitis vinifera cultivar Pinot Noir 40024 chromosome 19, ASM3070453v1 genomic window:
- the LOC100246941 gene encoding G-type lectin S-receptor-like serine/threonine-protein kinase At4g27290 isoform X2: MGALTLTLVIVFSIFRISFTVDTIALNQLLRDGEILTSAGGSFELGFFRPDNSSRRYLGMWYKKVSIRTVVWVANRETPLADSSGVLKVTDQGTLAVLNGTNTILWSSNSSRSARNPTAQILESGNLVMKDGNDDNPENFLWQSFDYPCNTLLPGMKLGRNTVTGLDRYLSAWKSADDPSKGDFTYRLDPRGYPQLILRKGSAVTFRSGPWNGVRFSGFPELGPNSIYTYEFVFNEKEMYFRYELVNSSVVSRLVLNPDGSKQRVNWIDRTNGWILYSSAPKDDCDSYALCGVYGICNINRSPKCECMEGFVPKFQNDWDMADWSNGCVRSTPLDCQNGEGFVKFSGVKLPDTRNSWFNRSMGLMECAAVCLSNCSCTAYTNLDIRDGGSGCLLWFGDLIDIREFNENGQEIYVRMAASELGGSKESGSNLKGKKRKWIIVGSVSSVVIILVSLFLTLYLLKTKRQRKKGTMGYNLEVGHKEDSKLQLFDFATVSKATNHFSFDNKLGEGGFGLVYKGILQEGQEIAVKRLSKDSGQGLDELKNEVIYIAKLQHRNLVRLLGCCIHDKTQSMELDWNKRFLIINGIARGLLYLHQDSRLRIIHRDLKAGNILLDEEMAPKISDFGMARSFGGNETEANTKRVVGTYGYMSPEYAIDGLYSTKSDVFSFGVLVLEIVSGKRNRGFSHPDHSLNLLGHAWTLYMEGRSMELIDSSVGDMHDLSQVLCSINVGLLCVQCSPDDRPSMSSVVLMLSSDSSLPQPKEPGFFTGRKAQSSSGNQGPFSGNGVTITMLDGR, from the exons ATGGGTGCCCTTACATTAACCCTTGTTATTGTTTTCTCCATCTTTAGAATCTCTTTTACAGTGGACACGATAGCTTTGAATCAACTTCTTAGAGATGGCGAGATCCTCACTTCAGCTGGTGGGAGCTTTGAACTGGGCTTCTTCAGACCGGATAATTCAAGCAGACGGTATTTGGGGATGTGGTACAAGAAAGTTTCTATTAGGACTGTTGTGTGGGTTGCCAACAGGGAAACTCCTCTCGCTGATTCATCAGGGGTTCTGAAGGTTACTGATCAGGGAACTCTTGCCGTTCTCAATGGTACTAATACCATTCTTTGGTCTTCTAATTCTTCACGATCTGCACGAAATCCAACTGCCCAGATTTTGGAGTCTGGAAATCTTGTCATGAAAGATGGAAATGACGACAACCCAGAAAATTTCTTATGGCAGAGCTTCGATTATCCATGCAATACTCTTCTCCCAGGGATGAAGCTTGGAAGGAACACAGTCACTGGCCTGGACCGGTACCTGTCAGCATGGAAGAGCGCTGATGACCCTTCTAAAGGTGATTTTACATATCGGCTTGATCCTAGAGGGTATCCTCAGCTAATTCTGAGGAAAGGGTCAGCTGTGACATTTCGATCGGGACCATGGAATGGTGTTCGGTTTAGCGGCTTTCCTGAGTTGGGGCCGAACTCTATTTATACGTATGAgtttgtttttaatgaaaaggaGATGTATTTTCGTTATGAGCTTGTTAACAGTTCAGTTGTTTCAAGGTTGGTGTTGAATCCTGATGGCTCCAAGCAGCGTGTCAATTGGATCGATCGAACCAATGGTTGGATCCTGTACTCATCCGCCCCAAAGGATGACTGTGACAGTTATGCATTATGTGGTGTGTATGGCATCTGCAACATTAACCGTTCTCCCAAATGTGAGTGTATGGAAGGTTTTGTGCCAAAATTCCAAAACGATTGGGACATGGCAGATTGGTCTAATGGATGTGTTCGGAGTACTCCCCTGGATTGTCAGAATGGTGAAGGTTTTGTAAAGTTCTCTGGTGTGAAACTGCCAGACACACGGAACTCCTGGTTTAATAGAAGCATGGGCCTTATGGAATGTGCCGCGGTGTGCTTGAGTAACTGCTCTTGCACTGCTTATACAAATTTGGATATAAGAGATGGAGGAAGTGGATGCTTACTCTGGTTTGGTGACTTGATTGATATCAGAGAGTTCAATGAAAATGGACAGGAGATTTATGTAAGGATGGCTGCCTCAGAATTAG GTGGTTCTAAAGAGAGTGGTAGCAACCTCAAAGGGAAGAAACGAAAGTGGATCATTGTTGGCTCTGTGTCAAGTGTGGTAATTATTCTCGTAAGCCTATTCCTGACCTTGTATCTTCTGAAGACGAAAAGGCAAAGGAAAAAAG GGACAATGGGATACAATTTAGAGGTTGGACACAAGGAGGATTCAAAGTTACAATTATTTGACTTTGCTACAGTATCAAAAGCCACCAATCACTTTTCATTTGATAATAAGCTTGGAGAGGGTGGTTTTGGACTTGTATACAAG GGTATCTTGCAAGAGGGACAAGAAATAGCTGTGAAGAGACTGTCAAAAGATTCTGGTCAAGGACTTGAtgagttaaaaaatgaagtaataTACATCGCCAAACTTCAACACCGGAATCTCGTGAGGCTTCTTGGATGTTGCATTCATG ATAAAACACAAAGCATGGAACTGGATTGGAATAAGCGCTTCTTGATTATCAATGGGATTGCTCGAGGCCTTCTTTATCTTCATCAAGATTCCAGACTCAGGATAATCCATAGAGATCTAAAAGCAGGCAATATTTTGCTAGATGAGGAGATGGCTCCaaaaatttcagattttggtATGGCTAGAAGTTTTGGAGGAAATGAAACTGAAGCAAATACAAAAAGAGTGGTTGGAACATA TGGTTATATGTCTCCAGAATATGCAATTGATGGACTATACTCAACAAAGTCAGATGTTTTTAGCTTTGGTGTTCTGGTGTTAGAGATTGTGagtgggaagagaaacagaggattttCTCACCCAGACCACTCCCTTAACCTTCTTGGGCAT gCATGGACACTGTACATGGAAGGCAGGTCTATGGAGCTGATTGATTCATCAGTTGGGGACATGCATGATCTATCACAAGTGTTATGTTCGATCAATGTGGGACTCTTATGCGTACAGTGTAGTCCAGATGATAGACCAAGCATGTCTTCGGTGGTTCTGATGTTGAGTAGTGACAGTTCACTGCCTCAGCCTAAAGAGCCTGGTTTTTTCACTGGAAGGAAAGCACAGTCCTCCTCAGGCAATCAGGGGCCATTTTCAGGCAATGGGGTCACCATTACAATGTTAGATGGTCGATAG
- the LOC100246941 gene encoding G-type lectin S-receptor-like serine/threonine-protein kinase At4g27290 isoform X3, with protein MGALTLTLVIVFSIFRISFTVDTIALNQLLRDGEILTSAGGSFELGFFRPDNSSRRYLGMWYKKVSIRTVVWVANRETPLADSSGVLKVTDQGTLAVLNGTNTILWSSNSSRSARNPTAQILESGNLVMKDGNDDNPENFLWQSFDYPCNTLLPGMKLGRNTVTGLDRYLSAWKSADDPSKGDFTYRLDPRGYPQLILRKGSAVTFRSGPWNGVRFSGFPELGPNSIYTYEFVFNEKEMYFRYELVNSSVVSRLVLNPDGSKQRVNWIDRTNGWILYSSAPKDDCDSYALCGVYGICNINRSPKCECMEGFVPKFQNDWDMADWSNGCVRSTPLDCQNGEGFVKFSGVKLPDTRNSWFNRSMGLMECAAVCLSNCSCTAYTNLDIRDGGSGCLLWFGDLIDIREFNENGQEIYVRMAASELGGSKESGSNLKGKKRKWIIVGSVSSVVIILVSLFLTLYLLKTKRQRKKGTMGYNLEVGHKEDSKLQLFDFATVSKATNHFSFDNKLGEGGFGLVYKGILQEGQEIAVKRLSKDSGQGLDELKNEVIYIAKLQHRNLVRLLGCCIHGEEKMLIYEYMSNKSLDSFIFDKTQSMELDWNKRFLIINGIARGLLYLHQDSRLRIIHRDLKAGNILLDEEMAPKISDFGMARSFGGNETEANTKRVVGT; from the exons ATGGGTGCCCTTACATTAACCCTTGTTATTGTTTTCTCCATCTTTAGAATCTCTTTTACAGTGGACACGATAGCTTTGAATCAACTTCTTAGAGATGGCGAGATCCTCACTTCAGCTGGTGGGAGCTTTGAACTGGGCTTCTTCAGACCGGATAATTCAAGCAGACGGTATTTGGGGATGTGGTACAAGAAAGTTTCTATTAGGACTGTTGTGTGGGTTGCCAACAGGGAAACTCCTCTCGCTGATTCATCAGGGGTTCTGAAGGTTACTGATCAGGGAACTCTTGCCGTTCTCAATGGTACTAATACCATTCTTTGGTCTTCTAATTCTTCACGATCTGCACGAAATCCAACTGCCCAGATTTTGGAGTCTGGAAATCTTGTCATGAAAGATGGAAATGACGACAACCCAGAAAATTTCTTATGGCAGAGCTTCGATTATCCATGCAATACTCTTCTCCCAGGGATGAAGCTTGGAAGGAACACAGTCACTGGCCTGGACCGGTACCTGTCAGCATGGAAGAGCGCTGATGACCCTTCTAAAGGTGATTTTACATATCGGCTTGATCCTAGAGGGTATCCTCAGCTAATTCTGAGGAAAGGGTCAGCTGTGACATTTCGATCGGGACCATGGAATGGTGTTCGGTTTAGCGGCTTTCCTGAGTTGGGGCCGAACTCTATTTATACGTATGAgtttgtttttaatgaaaaggaGATGTATTTTCGTTATGAGCTTGTTAACAGTTCAGTTGTTTCAAGGTTGGTGTTGAATCCTGATGGCTCCAAGCAGCGTGTCAATTGGATCGATCGAACCAATGGTTGGATCCTGTACTCATCCGCCCCAAAGGATGACTGTGACAGTTATGCATTATGTGGTGTGTATGGCATCTGCAACATTAACCGTTCTCCCAAATGTGAGTGTATGGAAGGTTTTGTGCCAAAATTCCAAAACGATTGGGACATGGCAGATTGGTCTAATGGATGTGTTCGGAGTACTCCCCTGGATTGTCAGAATGGTGAAGGTTTTGTAAAGTTCTCTGGTGTGAAACTGCCAGACACACGGAACTCCTGGTTTAATAGAAGCATGGGCCTTATGGAATGTGCCGCGGTGTGCTTGAGTAACTGCTCTTGCACTGCTTATACAAATTTGGATATAAGAGATGGAGGAAGTGGATGCTTACTCTGGTTTGGTGACTTGATTGATATCAGAGAGTTCAATGAAAATGGACAGGAGATTTATGTAAGGATGGCTGCCTCAGAATTAG GTGGTTCTAAAGAGAGTGGTAGCAACCTCAAAGGGAAGAAACGAAAGTGGATCATTGTTGGCTCTGTGTCAAGTGTGGTAATTATTCTCGTAAGCCTATTCCTGACCTTGTATCTTCTGAAGACGAAAAGGCAAAGGAAAAAAG GGACAATGGGATACAATTTAGAGGTTGGACACAAGGAGGATTCAAAGTTACAATTATTTGACTTTGCTACAGTATCAAAAGCCACCAATCACTTTTCATTTGATAATAAGCTTGGAGAGGGTGGTTTTGGACTTGTATACAAG GGTATCTTGCAAGAGGGACAAGAAATAGCTGTGAAGAGACTGTCAAAAGATTCTGGTCAAGGACTTGAtgagttaaaaaatgaagtaataTACATCGCCAAACTTCAACACCGGAATCTCGTGAGGCTTCTTGGATGTTGCATTCATGGTGAAGAAAAGATGTTGATCTATGAGTACATGTCTAACAAAAGCCTGGATTCCTTCATTTTTG ATAAAACACAAAGCATGGAACTGGATTGGAATAAGCGCTTCTTGATTATCAATGGGATTGCTCGAGGCCTTCTTTATCTTCATCAAGATTCCAGACTCAGGATAATCCATAGAGATCTAAAAGCAGGCAATATTTTGCTAGATGAGGAGATGGCTCCaaaaatttcagattttggtATGGCTAGAAGTTTTGGAGGAAATGAAACTGAAGCAAATACAAAAAGAGTGGTTGGAACATA A
- the LOC100246941 gene encoding G-type lectin S-receptor-like serine/threonine-protein kinase At4g27290 isoform X1, protein MGALTLTLVIVFSIFRISFTVDTIALNQLLRDGEILTSAGGSFELGFFRPDNSSRRYLGMWYKKVSIRTVVWVANRETPLADSSGVLKVTDQGTLAVLNGTNTILWSSNSSRSARNPTAQILESGNLVMKDGNDDNPENFLWQSFDYPCNTLLPGMKLGRNTVTGLDRYLSAWKSADDPSKGDFTYRLDPRGYPQLILRKGSAVTFRSGPWNGVRFSGFPELGPNSIYTYEFVFNEKEMYFRYELVNSSVVSRLVLNPDGSKQRVNWIDRTNGWILYSSAPKDDCDSYALCGVYGICNINRSPKCECMEGFVPKFQNDWDMADWSNGCVRSTPLDCQNGEGFVKFSGVKLPDTRNSWFNRSMGLMECAAVCLSNCSCTAYTNLDIRDGGSGCLLWFGDLIDIREFNENGQEIYVRMAASELGGSKESGSNLKGKKRKWIIVGSVSSVVIILVSLFLTLYLLKTKRQRKKGTMGYNLEVGHKEDSKLQLFDFATVSKATNHFSFDNKLGEGGFGLVYKGILQEGQEIAVKRLSKDSGQGLDELKNEVIYIAKLQHRNLVRLLGCCIHGEEKMLIYEYMSNKSLDSFIFDKTQSMELDWNKRFLIINGIARGLLYLHQDSRLRIIHRDLKAGNILLDEEMAPKISDFGMARSFGGNETEANTKRVVGTYGYMSPEYAIDGLYSTKSDVFSFGVLVLEIVSGKRNRGFSHPDHSLNLLGHAWTLYMEGRSMELIDSSVGDMHDLSQVLCSINVGLLCVQCSPDDRPSMSSVVLMLSSDSSLPQPKEPGFFTGRKAQSSSGNQGPFSGNGVTITMLDGR, encoded by the exons ATGGGTGCCCTTACATTAACCCTTGTTATTGTTTTCTCCATCTTTAGAATCTCTTTTACAGTGGACACGATAGCTTTGAATCAACTTCTTAGAGATGGCGAGATCCTCACTTCAGCTGGTGGGAGCTTTGAACTGGGCTTCTTCAGACCGGATAATTCAAGCAGACGGTATTTGGGGATGTGGTACAAGAAAGTTTCTATTAGGACTGTTGTGTGGGTTGCCAACAGGGAAACTCCTCTCGCTGATTCATCAGGGGTTCTGAAGGTTACTGATCAGGGAACTCTTGCCGTTCTCAATGGTACTAATACCATTCTTTGGTCTTCTAATTCTTCACGATCTGCACGAAATCCAACTGCCCAGATTTTGGAGTCTGGAAATCTTGTCATGAAAGATGGAAATGACGACAACCCAGAAAATTTCTTATGGCAGAGCTTCGATTATCCATGCAATACTCTTCTCCCAGGGATGAAGCTTGGAAGGAACACAGTCACTGGCCTGGACCGGTACCTGTCAGCATGGAAGAGCGCTGATGACCCTTCTAAAGGTGATTTTACATATCGGCTTGATCCTAGAGGGTATCCTCAGCTAATTCTGAGGAAAGGGTCAGCTGTGACATTTCGATCGGGACCATGGAATGGTGTTCGGTTTAGCGGCTTTCCTGAGTTGGGGCCGAACTCTATTTATACGTATGAgtttgtttttaatgaaaaggaGATGTATTTTCGTTATGAGCTTGTTAACAGTTCAGTTGTTTCAAGGTTGGTGTTGAATCCTGATGGCTCCAAGCAGCGTGTCAATTGGATCGATCGAACCAATGGTTGGATCCTGTACTCATCCGCCCCAAAGGATGACTGTGACAGTTATGCATTATGTGGTGTGTATGGCATCTGCAACATTAACCGTTCTCCCAAATGTGAGTGTATGGAAGGTTTTGTGCCAAAATTCCAAAACGATTGGGACATGGCAGATTGGTCTAATGGATGTGTTCGGAGTACTCCCCTGGATTGTCAGAATGGTGAAGGTTTTGTAAAGTTCTCTGGTGTGAAACTGCCAGACACACGGAACTCCTGGTTTAATAGAAGCATGGGCCTTATGGAATGTGCCGCGGTGTGCTTGAGTAACTGCTCTTGCACTGCTTATACAAATTTGGATATAAGAGATGGAGGAAGTGGATGCTTACTCTGGTTTGGTGACTTGATTGATATCAGAGAGTTCAATGAAAATGGACAGGAGATTTATGTAAGGATGGCTGCCTCAGAATTAG GTGGTTCTAAAGAGAGTGGTAGCAACCTCAAAGGGAAGAAACGAAAGTGGATCATTGTTGGCTCTGTGTCAAGTGTGGTAATTATTCTCGTAAGCCTATTCCTGACCTTGTATCTTCTGAAGACGAAAAGGCAAAGGAAAAAAG GGACAATGGGATACAATTTAGAGGTTGGACACAAGGAGGATTCAAAGTTACAATTATTTGACTTTGCTACAGTATCAAAAGCCACCAATCACTTTTCATTTGATAATAAGCTTGGAGAGGGTGGTTTTGGACTTGTATACAAG GGTATCTTGCAAGAGGGACAAGAAATAGCTGTGAAGAGACTGTCAAAAGATTCTGGTCAAGGACTTGAtgagttaaaaaatgaagtaataTACATCGCCAAACTTCAACACCGGAATCTCGTGAGGCTTCTTGGATGTTGCATTCATGGTGAAGAAAAGATGTTGATCTATGAGTACATGTCTAACAAAAGCCTGGATTCCTTCATTTTTG ATAAAACACAAAGCATGGAACTGGATTGGAATAAGCGCTTCTTGATTATCAATGGGATTGCTCGAGGCCTTCTTTATCTTCATCAAGATTCCAGACTCAGGATAATCCATAGAGATCTAAAAGCAGGCAATATTTTGCTAGATGAGGAGATGGCTCCaaaaatttcagattttggtATGGCTAGAAGTTTTGGAGGAAATGAAACTGAAGCAAATACAAAAAGAGTGGTTGGAACATA TGGTTATATGTCTCCAGAATATGCAATTGATGGACTATACTCAACAAAGTCAGATGTTTTTAGCTTTGGTGTTCTGGTGTTAGAGATTGTGagtgggaagagaaacagaggattttCTCACCCAGACCACTCCCTTAACCTTCTTGGGCAT gCATGGACACTGTACATGGAAGGCAGGTCTATGGAGCTGATTGATTCATCAGTTGGGGACATGCATGATCTATCACAAGTGTTATGTTCGATCAATGTGGGACTCTTATGCGTACAGTGTAGTCCAGATGATAGACCAAGCATGTCTTCGGTGGTTCTGATGTTGAGTAGTGACAGTTCACTGCCTCAGCCTAAAGAGCCTGGTTTTTTCACTGGAAGGAAAGCACAGTCCTCCTCAGGCAATCAGGGGCCATTTTCAGGCAATGGGGTCACCATTACAATGTTAGATGGTCGATAG